CACCCCTAAAAAGAAAAGGCTAGCACAAGCAGTTAACCTGTGTCAGGTTGCAAGCTCGATTCCTCCCTAGTGTCTCATTTTTCTGTATTTTTATGTCGCGCAttgaaaaaagaaaagaaactcaCTTCGTGTCTGGTGGACCGGCCCAGTCGCGTCCACAGTAAAAAAATCCCGGAATTCAACCTGTCACCTCCACAGTCCGTGTTTGGGAACGCTCTAAGGTTTAAAATAGACTGGGATAGAAAGTTTGGTGTGCTGATTTCAGGGATTTGATTTAGCTTTGGTCTACAAATTCAAAGTTTATTTTGAACTTTTTCACTAAAAAAAGGCTTTGGAGGTGTGACAGCCTTTGTCCGCGAGCTCCACCCTTCAGCGTGCACGTCACCATCTCCCCGATTCTACAGAGAAGGGCACCCGCAAAACAAAAAAGGGCGATGCTAGGCGTAAGTTGGGCGATGCTATCCGATTCGTAAGTCGCCTTCGCGGCCGTCCGATGTAGAGCACCACGTCCGTCCGATCTGCACGTGCACGCTTCCCCCTCGCAAAGCCCGTCGCCCGTAGCGGTCGATGCGTTGCAATGAAACAGGACGCCCCCCACGCGAACAGATCCCCACCTGTGGCCGCAAATCGCGGGCGCTTCCTCCATCTCCACCTGCCCTGCGATTTTAGCTCGCCGGAGACTACAACGACCCGCGGGCGCCGCCCCTTCTCTCCACCTCCACCCCTCCACCTACTCCACCTCCCGCGATGGCGCACCACATCGCCAGAGACATGGCCTACTCTGCCATGGCTTGGAACTCCGGCGAGGGTTCCTCTGTTCCCCGGCGGACAACTTCAGCTCCGGCAACAGCCCAGCCGTCATAACCCATATGCAACACAACGTGGTCCCGACGATGCTTCAATACAGCACCGGTTGCCCGGCGATGCGGCAATACAGCACACCGACGGCGCTCCATAGCAACACCGGCGGACCCGAAGACGCTCCATAGCAACACCGGCGACCCCCGACAATGCTCCATAGCAACACCGGCGGCCTCGACGACGGTCCATAGCAACGTCAGTGATGCTCCAATACAACACCGGCGGCCTGGCGAAGCTCCATAGCAACACCGGCGGCCCCCGACGACGCTCCATAGCAACACCGGCGTGTTGCATTGCAGCTCTGCCGCTAGCGCAGAACACCACGCCTCGTTGCACTGTAGCTCCGCCGACGGTGCGCAACACCATGGCCGTTGCACTGCTCCGCCGCCGGCACATGGCTGTTGCACTGCAGCTCCTCCGCCCACCACCTGTGTGTTGCACTGGAACTCCGACGTCGCCGTGCAGCAGCACGCCCGTTGAACTGTAGCTCCGCCGCCCACCGGCGGAGCATCCTACGCCCCCGGCTCAGGCGCTTGCAGCGCGTGGCTGCCCGTCTACACCCTGGCGCCCCAGCCACCGCAGATGGTTTTCCCTCACGGCAGCAGCAGAGAAAAAAAGCAAGGCCATGGCGAGGAGTAGTACGAGAGAAAGCCATGGAGAAGAAAAGGGGATTGCGTTTCGATGAAAGGATAGGGATGAGTGGTTCCCGTGAGATAAGGAAAAGAGTGGGAAGTGGGACGACCACGGGGACACGTGGCGAAAATCAGTCAGTTGATTTAGATCGTTTTCCAAAAAAAAAAGGTCGGGCGGAAGAAAATCTCGCCGCTTTCCCTTTTTTATTTCGCGCGCGCCATAACGCTGGCGGCGGAGCTCTGACCTCCTCTCGCCGGAGGATAATCCCCTCACCGTCCCTCCTCTCCTAAACGCACCTAATCCCGGGCGGAGAGGACCTCAGCCGGCGCCCGGCGCGCCTCTCCATTTCCTTCTCTTGTTCGCTCCGCGCCGGGTGTGGGCGAGACCTCCCACCAGCACCGCAGCGATGTCGTCGGCGGCGGGGACACCATCGGACTGCGGAGGGCATAGGCCGTGGCAGTCATACCACACCGCCTACACCAACGCCAAAGCTGGTAAAACTGCATTCCCCCTCTTTCCTGGCTTAAGATTGCGCCGGTAGGGTTTGAGCATGTACAACGTGGCACTGGtatttattctcctgtcacgttgcattaggaatggagggagttgACAGAGAGAAGGTGCAGAAGGTGATCTATGAAATGAGCAAGGGTTCTAAGTATTTCGAAAATGAGCAGAAGAAGGAGGCGATTACCAAGCTTAAAATTGAGCATCTGCGCGCACAGTGTGCAAAGTTAACTGATAATGACATATCACATTTTCAGAAGGTACGGGGCAGCAATTTTTTTGTGCTAACCTTTGTTTGCTGGTTGTTATTTTGTGATACACCTTGCCCAAGTACCGATCTGTACTGCCCTGTTGTTATGCCCCAACATCTGTGCATTTATGCTTGTTCCCCCCAACCTAGTTGATGAACTATTCATCATAAAGCTCAACTAAAATACAGCATGCTGTTTTTATTCTTGTAGTGTACTATCGAATGATCAATTCACCAACATTTACTTCTGTACCTGTGCTCTCTAGAGATGTTCATGTCTGCAATGCCGAATTGATGATCTTGCCCTCTTCTGAGTTGGTTTGATGATTTGACCTGATCTGTGTTGTTTGGTTAATGATCTTAATCTGATCTGGGCTGTGGTCCGGGGCATGTTAACTTTAGCATCGCAGCAATGTTTAGTTTGTATTGACACCAGTTTGGTAAGTTAGTATGGCTTAATAGTTTATGTAGCATGGTGCGTTTCAACTCATCTGATCCTGTATTGCTCTTTTATGCCGTCATGCCTATGCGCTGACAAAATTTCAGGTtgctgaaaagaaaattttggaGTTGGAAGCTTCACGGGATCTTTCAAAGATATGGCTCCACACGGACATGGACGCCTTCTATGCTGCTGTTGAGACATTGGAAAATCCATCCTTGAAGGGAAAACCTTTGGCAGTAGGTAGCATGTCTATGATAGCTACCGCCAGTTATGAGGTTAGCATACAAGGTTCTTGACATTTGTCATTTCTTCTAATCACTAAAAAATACATTAGTGATAATGTGCTCGGTAATCCGTTCCCTTTCCTGTGGAAGTATGGTTGATGAACTATCAAATGCTaatcaccttaaactggattatCTGAAATGGGTTTGGCTATTTTGTTTGTTTGTCAAAACTACAAGCAATGTTCCCTGTTATCTGGTGTATGGTGTAATTAATTAATCATGCAGGCACGAAAGTTTGGAGTTCGTGCAGCGATGCCTGGTTTTATTGGATGTAAACTGTGTCCTGACTTGGTTTTTGTCCGTCCAAATTTTGGAAGATACACTCATTATAGTGGATTGGCAAGAAAAGGTTTGCAACGTGATGCTCATTTGGAAACCTTTAAACATATATGCTATATAGCTGAGCAGAAATCATTATTGAAGTATTGGTTGCCTTAGTTTTCCAGAGGTATGATCCCAACTTCTTTGCAACGAGTCTAGATGAAGCATACCTCGATATTACAGAAGTCTGCAGTGAGAGAGGCATTACAGGCGAGGAGGTAAGCTTAACCTTTACCAGTAATCACAATTCTCCTGGCTTACTTAACAAGTGCATATGGTGATATGGCTTGATTTGCCCTTCATGGTTTATATTATTTTTTCAACATGCTAGTACTACAATATTGTAAGCTTGCTGCTCACATCGCCTGTGTTTCATATACAGGTTGCTTCTGAGCTTAGGGATGCCGTTCACCAAGAAACTGGTCTAACATGTAGTGCTGGGGTTGCTCCAAACCGCATGATTGCAAAGGTCAGAGCCTGAAGTTCTTTTCTATTTATTCATTTTTGCTTAACTTTGATTCCTTGAGGTAATGGACTGGTCATGCTACGTGTTTATTTTTCGCCTGCCTATATTTGGATGTCACATTGGGTTTAAATTAAATTAATAAGCTCAGACTTGTTGAATGGTGCTGGTAAGTACTAGTTCACTTTCTATAGCCATTATGGATTGTAACTGGAAAGGCTGTTTGCCACACATGGCTGGAGATTTTTAAGCTAACGCATCATCTTTACTCATCTTAAATCTAATTATGCCCTTATAATTGTTCTGGAATCTCTTTGCTAGGTTTGCTCTGATATTAACAAGCCTAATGGACAATTTATTCTGCCAAATGACCGTGATGCTGTGACGACATTTGTATCAACGTTACCTATAAGAAAGGTACTTTATAGCAAGAAGGTTCATGTTCGTTATGGAAGTGTTCTTTTAGCACATTATTCTTTTCATATCATATTTCACATTTTTACCTTGGTTAGGCACTTAGGCTATGACATATTCCATTGTACAGTCTTACATAGGTTTGTGATATAGGCCCTGAGAATATTTTCAGTTGCTCCTTACATTTATGAATTCCTATTTTAGTTATTTTGTTAACTTGGAATGTTATTTACTACGAGCTATCAAGTGATATCATTCTGTGCACATTCATGAGAAGACAAGAACTGATTTGTTATTTGAAGATCTGTGTATGCAGATAGGTGGTATAGGTAAGGTAACAGAACAGATGTTACACCAGGTTCTTGGCATCAGTACATGCCAGGAGATGCTACAAAAGGGTGCTTTCTTATGCGCCCTTTTTTCTGAAGGCTCAACAGGTCCGTATGTTAATTACACTTTTAATTGTTCTATGTCAAGCTTTCAGGAAGCTATATTATATCTATCCAGATCACGATACCAGAAATCAAGCTTCTGAAACTCAGACATTGTCATCTGCTTACTAGATATGATCATTTTAATATTCTTCAGATTTCTTTCTTTCGGTTGGCCTTGGATTAGGAGGCACAGAAACTCCTGAGCATAGGCTAAGAAAAAGTATGAGTTGCGAGCGAACTTTCTCTGCAACAAATGATTCCCATTTGCTTTTCGAGAAGTTAGGTAAACATTCTTATTCTTAATTAGTATTTGTTGTGCATTTGAATTATTGAAGCTAGTTTGACAATTTCACATGTTACCATCACATACCCAGACACCCTTGGTACTTAAGTATTTGTTCGAGATTTTGTTACAGAACACCTCTTTCTGTAAGAGCAATATCTTCAAATACTATGATTCATTCTGGGTGTATTTATAAGCACCTTGACAGGGTCAATTGGATGATATGTTTAATTTCCTTGAGGAAAAAGGCATACAATATCTCCTTGGAACTCTCCAGTTCGTCCAGTTTCAACCCTAAACTCAATTGTATAGTATGTACCGTTTACTTTCATTAATGACTGATCACTTAAAAGAATAAGCATCATTGCACCATTTCTTCTTTGCTTCTATATCATGCTAAAATAATAGAGCAGTTGTCACGACTTGGGGAAAGATTGACAACAATACTGTTTTGTTTTACTTTGTGATGCCTAGAAGTACCAGTATCATAAAAAACAATCTGCATGTGAATAAACCCTTTAGGGACATTAAAAGAGGTGATATATGGCTTTTCATGTGCCGCTGATGTGAGCTTGCTAACATCTTTTCAATGCACGGCTCACAAATGATTGTCTATTTTCAGATAACCTCGCCGAAAATTTAGCTGATGACATGCAAAAGGAGTGTTTGAAGGGAAGAACGCTAACACTCAAACTAAAGACTGCAGCTTTTGAGGTTCTGATCTCCTATGTGTATAAAATTGACTAGTTATTGGTAATTATTGCACCGAGATTGCCAAGAGAGATGGTTTGTTTCATGGCTCACTAGAGTAATGAACCATCTAAACCAGGTTAGGACGAGAGCAGCAACTGCACAAAACTACATCAGCTCCAAGGAAGACATCCTGATCTACGCTAAGAAGTTGCTCAAGGCTGAAATGCCTCTTTCTTTGAGATTGATGGGTAGGTGTGAGCATCTAAACTATTTCTTTGTGTCAAGTTTGATGATTGCTAGTTGGCTGGAACCTGTATTGGTTTCTTTTTGAACTTCTGATATGACTTGAAAGCTCAGATCACAATCACCTGTACCTGAATCTCATTGTCACTGAAGTATTCACTACAAATCTACACAGTTTGGGTCATCCTCCTCATGTTGGTCTGGTTGCTTTGACAACCTGGAGCAATAGGGCATGTGGTTCTGGCTTGGTGCATGTTTCATTACCTTAGCAGTTGAGCACACTGATGTTTTGTATCTCCATGTTTTGATATAATCTGTTTTATGCCAATCGTATTGCGTTGTTTATACTTGACGTTCCTTTGCTCTTGCTGCTCAGGGACGTCAATCTAACTGTCATGCTAATACACTTTTACAGGGTTGCGAATGTCTCACTTCAGTGGTGAGAAGGATGATTCAACTAGCCCAACACAAAAGACACTAGATCGGTTTTTTCATTCCTCGGATATTAACTCAAATACCAATGGAACGAATGGCGCAAGTTGCATTGATGTCTCAGGAGGGCATAACGATTGTAATGATGCAACAACGAAGGACGAGTGTTCGATACATGATGCAGAGAAAGATGTCTCCATAGATCAACAGCCCTCACAtgaagagaactcatctgttgcagAAGGAGCGAGCTCGGTCAATTATGATAACGAGGCCGCCTCAAGCAGTTGGAAGGTATGTGTCTCAACCTCTCGACTGAAATTTGATCAACGTTTCTGCAGCCAAGAGAAAGCGTGCATTCCCCCACACCATCCATTTCCTCTACAGATTGGTCACAAATGCTTGATGATAGAAGCAATCAAACTCGGTTCTTCATGCAGGTTACacagaccgagaagtttgatgaGTTGGGCGACTTGACAAGCTCCAAAGCTTGTGCTTCGTCGAGTAAACCTGGTCAGCATTTCTGGGTAGATGGCTATATTTGCTCCCTCTGCGGATTTGAGCTGCCTCCATGTTTTGAGGAGGAAAGGCAGGAACATTCGGATTTCCACTTGGCTGAAATGTTGCAGCAGGAAGAGGCGGTAGACAGCACAGCCCGCCTCTCGAAGGAAAGGTATTTGTCTGTTGCCATATGCTTAATAGTTATGTTGTTGCCTATTGCTTTTGTGCTTCTGCCACCGCAGTATTTCCATATATGCTTATGTTGACTCCAATTCCCATAATTATTTGGGAAAAAAATAGTTCGCTCGAATGGGAAGTTCATTGAAACATAGTATTAGCTTTTTTATGTTGCATTATTATGCCACCATTTAGAGATGAGATGGACATGATGTAACATAGTATTGTCCTGTAATGTATGTGGCAGGTTAGCTGAACGGCCATGCTCTACTAGCACACCCACGCCCAAGAAGAAACTCAAGTCCTCCAAAGAGGGAAAACATATACCCATTGATTCTTTCTTCCTCAAATGTAACAAGAACTCGTAAGATAGCAGAGCCACAAGTTTTGTAGGCAACACTGTAACGACATGTTGTGAGCCCAGTTACAGACTGTTGTACATGTATTATTGTTTTTCCGTTGTTGAGAATAATATGTAAATATCGCCTCGGCATTTGAGTTAAATCGTCGCGAAAGAGACGGACTTTCCCAGAAGAGAAATGGAGTTTCAGGCCTGAAGAGAAATGGAGTTTCAGGGGTAGAGTGGGTAAATATGATTTCGTGCAACAAACTGGACATGATACCTGGTGACTATACAAAAATTCTATAACCTCTAAACCTAAAAATTTGAAGGAGCATGTACTTCTTTTCCAGAGAGAAACAATGGAGGATTTTCAGGTGAAAGAAATATCTTGCTAGGCTGGTAAATATCTGTGTCAAATGCTAGAGACACGTAAAACGAAGATATCAGAAAGATGCACAGCGGCCTCCTTGCTCGGCCCCTCCAGCTCGCCCCCCTCTACGGCGCCGCGTCACCGCCAGCTGCTCTCCCCTGCCGTCGGACCCCATGGGCGCGCCCGGGTCTAGGCGTGTCGACGGCGACGCTCCGGCGGCCGTGTCGCCGGAACCCCTGCGGCGCGGCGAAGACGGAGAGGCCCGACCGCCGCGGCTTCcgcttcgccgccgccggccagctCTCCAGCTCCCCTCGACCCCAACGTGTACGACCCCCTCCCCCTTTCCACCTCGTCAAATAGATTATTGCCTTGCGCTTGAAATCGGAGCTCACGAAACAATCCATGTCCTCAGCTTGGCTGACCAAAAATCTTCTTCTCTAGTTGCAACTTTGTTCTAAGTTCTACCATTTCATTTGCACAAGTGCAGTGTAATTCAGCTACCTCGTCATACTAACTTAACTGGGATGAATGTTGTATATGTATTGCAGGAGAAGCTGCAGGTTGCTGCATCCGCATCCAAAGCCGCCGTGCAGCTACAAAATGGTAACGACCACACAAAGATTCAGTCGCTTTATCACATAGCTTGGGCCTCAAGTTGTGCCGCACTGTGTTCTTATTTGAATGCAGCCTGGGACGCTGCTAGAGTGCTAGTAGCATCTTCTAAGCGTGTTGCCCCAAACATATGTGCTCAGGTCTTTCACTCCAGAGCAGTCAGTATGTCGTCCCTGAAGATGTTAGAGCGGCAGGGTTTCAGATCGACGCCGATGAACTGACATCCATTGTCGAAAGCCGTGACACGGAAAGGCTGACCGAGCACGGCCAGTTAGACGGGATTGCGGACAAGCTAGCGACGTCGTTGACCGATGGGATAAGCACGCGTGAGGGCCTCTTGGGGCAGAGGCAGGAAATTTATGGAGTAAACAAGTTCGCTGAGAGCGAGCCTCGCAGCTTCTGGGAGTTTGTATGGGATGCACTGCAAGACACCACTCTGATAATCCTTGCTGCATGTGCTTTTGTCTCTTTGACTGTCGGCATCGCCACGGAAGGCTGGCCGAATGGCTCCCATGATGGCATCGGAATCTTCGCGAGTATCATCCTGGTTGTTTCTGTCACCGCGACAAGTGACTACCAGCAGTCTTTGCAATTCAGGGACCTGGACAAAGAAAAGAGGAAAATTCTTGTTCAGGTTACAAGGGACGGGTTCAGACAAAGGACATTGATAGATGATCTTCTTCCCGGTGACGTTGTCCATTTAGCGGTTGGAGATCAGGTTCCTGCAGATGGTGTATTTATTTCCGGGTTTTCTCTGTTGTTGGATGAGTCCAGTCTAACTGGAGAGAGTGAGCCTGTCGATGTAAATGAAGACAAGCCTTTTCTTTCATCAGGGACCAAAGTCCTAGATGGGTCTGGCCAAATGCTGGTTACAGCGGTCGGGATGCGGACACAATGGGGAAAGCTAATGGCTGCCCTCACTGAAGGTGGGAATGATGAGACTCCGCTTCAGGTTAAACTTAGTGGAGTTGCAAATATTATTGGGAAAATCGGCCTGTTTTTTGCTGTGTTAACTTTCATTGTCCTCTCCCAAGAGTTAATTGGCCAGAAATATCATGATGGGCTTCTTTTGAGCTGGTCAGGAGATGATGTTTTAGAGATATTGAATCATTTTGCTGTCGCGGTTACAATTGTTGTCGTTGCTGTGCCTGAGGGGTTGCCATTAGCAGTCACACTGAGCCTTGCCTATGCGATGGAGAAGATGATGAATGATAAGGCACTGGTCCGGCAGTTGGCTGCCTGCGAAACTATGGGATCAGCCACAGTCATTTGCAGTGATAAGACAGGAACACTAACATCCAATCGCATGACTGTTGTTAAGGCCTGCATCTGTGGGAACACCTTGGAATTTAACGATCCACTTTCTAGTTTGTCTTCAGAACTCCCAGAAGTTGCAGTAGAAACTCTTCTAGA
This genomic window from Aegilops tauschii subsp. strangulata cultivar AL8/78 chromosome 4, Aet v6.0, whole genome shotgun sequence contains:
- the LOC109746181 gene encoding calcium-transporting ATPase 3, plasma membrane-type isoform X3, translating into MSSAAGTPSDCGGHRPWQSYHTAYTNAKAGMEGVDREKVQKVIYEMSKGSKYFENEQKKEAITKLKIEHLRAQCAKLTDNDISHFQKVAEKKILELEASRDLSKIWLHTDMDAFYAAVETLENPSLKGKPLAVGSMSMIATASYEARKFGVRAAMPGFIGCKLCPDLVFVRPNFGRYTHYSGLARKVFQRYDPNFFATSLDEAYLDITEVCSERGITGEEVASELRDAVHQETGLTCSAGVAPNRMIAKVCSDINKPNGQFILPNDRDAVTTFVSTLPIRKIGGIGKVTEQMLHQVLGISTCQEMLQKGAFLCALFSEGSTDFFLSVGLGLGGTETPEHRLRKSMSCERTFSATNDSHLLFEKLDNLAENLADDMQKECLKGRTLTLKLKTAAFEVRTRAATAQNYISSKEDILIYAKKLLKAEMPLSLRLMGLRMSHFSGEKDDSTSPTQKTLDRFFHSSDINSNTNGTNGASCIDVSGGHNDCNDATTKDECSIHDAEKDVSIDQQPSHEENSSVAEGASSVNYDNEAASSSWKVTQTEKFDELGDLTSSKACASSSKPGQHFWVDGYICSLCGFELPPCFEEERQEHSDFHLAEMLQQEEAVDSTARLSKERLAERPCSTSTPTPKKKLKSSKEGKHIPIDSFFLKCNKNSVIQLPRHTNLTGMNVVYVLQEKLQVAASASKAAVQLQNGLSLQSSQYVVPEDVRAAGFQIDADELTSIVESRDTERLTEHGQLDGIADKLATSLTDGISTREGLLGQRQEIYGVNKFAESEPRSFWEFVWDALQDTTLIILAACAFVSLTVGIATEGWPNGSHDGIGIFASIILVVSVTATSDYQQSLQFRDLDKEKRKILVQVTRDGFRQRTLIDDLLPGDVVHLAVGDQVPADGVFISGFSLLLDESSLTGESEPVDVNEDKPFLSSGTKVLDGSGQMLVTAVGMRTQWGKLMAALTEGGNDETPLQVKLSGVANIIGKIGLFFAVLTFIVLSQELIGQKYHDGLLLSWSGDDVLEILNHFAVAVTIVVVAVPEGLPLAVTLSLAYAMEKMMNDKALVRQLAACETMGSATVICSDKTGTLTSNRMTVVKACICGNTLEFNDPLSSLSSELPEVAVETLLESILTNTGGEVVIDQNGKQDIIGTPTETALLEFALSLGGNYKQKRQESKIVKVEPFNSVKKRMTVILELPGGGYRAHCKGAAEIVLAACDKFIDGSGSVVPLDKKTANLLNDTIETFSSEALRTLCLAYRGLEDGSTQEEIPLQGYTFIGIVGIKDPVRLGVRESVASCRSAGIAVKMVTGDNINTAKAIARECGILTDGGLAIEGAEFREKTPEELLELIPKMQVLARSSPLDKLALVKYLRTTSNEVVAVTGDGTNDAPALREADIGLAMGIAGTEVAKESADVVILDDNFSTIVTVAKWGRSVYVNIQKFVQFQLTVNIVALLVNFSSACFTGDAPLTAVQLLWVNMIMDTLGALALATEPPNDNLMEKAPVGRTGKFITNVMWRNILGQSLYQFTVIWYLQSQGRYVFGLEGSEADTVLNTIIFNTFVFCQVFNEVSSREMEEINVLKGMSENSIFVGVLTGTVVFQFILVQFLGDFANTTLLTQLQWLICILFGFLGMPIAAMIKLISVEPHEEHDGYGKL